In the genome of Flexistipes sinusarabici DSM 4947, one region contains:
- the rho gene encoding transcription termination factor Rho, whose product MNLSELKKKSIEELVNIAEEQEIVDAPNLLKQELIFEILKSISEKNGQIYGRGVLEILPDGFGFLRSTDYNYLPGPDDLYVSPAQIRRFGLRNGDTIAGEIRPPKDNEKYFALLKITTVNDEKPRRQRNLFENLTPLFPEERLNLEAYPTSYDTRIMNMLSPVGKGQRGLLVAPPKTGKTMLLKSIANSITANHPEVYMIILLIDERPEEVTDMQRSVDAEVISSTFDEPGYRHVQVSEMVMNKAKRLVEQGRDVCILLDSITRLARAYNSIEPPSGKVLSGGVDANALHKPKRFFGAARNIEEGGSLTVIATALVDTGSRMDEVIFEEFKGTGNMEVHLDRRLVEKRIFPAIDINRSSTRREELLLGKDEINKVWILRRFLSSMNAVDAMEFLLDKIKGTKTNKEFLDSMNK is encoded by the coding sequence GTGAATTTATCCGAACTTAAGAAAAAGTCTATAGAAGAGCTTGTTAATATTGCTGAAGAACAAGAGATTGTAGATGCTCCTAACCTTTTGAAACAGGAACTTATTTTTGAGATTCTAAAGTCCATAAGTGAAAAAAACGGTCAGATATACGGCCGAGGCGTCCTTGAGATTTTACCGGACGGTTTCGGCTTTTTACGCTCCACGGATTACAACTATCTCCCCGGGCCGGATGACCTTTATGTCTCTCCTGCACAAATCAGGCGTTTTGGACTTCGCAACGGGGATACTATAGCTGGAGAAATCAGACCACCAAAAGATAATGAAAAATATTTTGCGCTGCTTAAAATTACAACGGTTAACGATGAAAAACCGAGACGACAGAGAAACCTTTTTGAAAATCTCACCCCTCTTTTCCCGGAAGAGAGACTCAACCTTGAAGCTTATCCGACTTCTTATGATACGAGAATTATGAATATGCTTTCACCTGTGGGAAAAGGTCAGAGAGGTCTACTGGTGGCTCCGCCCAAAACCGGGAAAACAATGCTTTTAAAATCTATTGCCAACAGTATAACGGCGAACCATCCTGAAGTTTATATGATTATTCTGCTTATTGATGAAAGACCTGAAGAGGTAACAGATATGCAGCGTTCGGTTGATGCCGAGGTTATCAGCTCCACATTTGACGAGCCCGGCTACAGACATGTTCAGGTTTCTGAGATGGTAATGAACAAAGCCAAAAGACTGGTTGAGCAGGGCAGAGACGTTTGTATCCTTCTGGACAGTATTACAAGACTTGCCAGGGCTTATAACTCTATTGAGCCGCCCAGCGGTAAGGTCTTGTCAGGCGGTGTGGATGCCAATGCACTTCATAAACCCAAAAGATTTTTTGGTGCTGCCAGGAATATCGAAGAAGGCGGAAGTCTGACGGTCATTGCCACAGCTCTTGTGGATACCGGTTCCCGCATGGATGAAGTTATCTTTGAAGAATTTAAAGGCACGGGTAATATGGAAGTTCATCTGGATAGAAGGCTTGTTGAAAAACGTATCTTCCCCGCCATCGATATTAACAGATCCAGTACAAGGCGCGAAGAGCTCCTTCTCGGAAAAGATGAGATAAACAAAGTGTGGATACTCCGGAGATTCTTAAGCAGTATGAATGCTGTGGATGCAATGGAATTTCTGCTTGATAAGATTAAAGGCACCAAGACAAACAAAGAATTTCTCGATTCCATGAATAAATAA
- a CDS encoding NAD(P)/FAD-dependent oxidoreductase has product MRIAIVGAGSSGMFAAYKLMQNNNFSIDLYDKGSDIYKRTRKEVMSGFGGAGAYSDGKLTLTTEFGGCLTEFVPEYKLEKLIEEADSIWKNISGVETLESTSNYEKIKDLEYMCTRNTLRLYAAKIRHLGTDNCIKAIKKLYEILNSQSNVNIYCNKQVSDIIIDNGSAKGVVTEDKEINYYDKIILAVGRSGNSWMHEIAQKYNISSSINPVDIGVRVEIPRAVSDHFTNNLYEFKIKHFSTEFEDEVRTFCVNPGGYVAMEENENGLLTVNGHCYKNKKSSNTNFALLVSTKFTEPFREPVKYGQYIAYLANMLSGQSVIVQRFGDLERGRRSTTSRIAKNFVQPTLKNAMPGDLSFVLPYRYLTDLKETIYRLDKIMPGIADPNTLLYGVEVKFYSLRIDVNENLKSKSIENLYCIGDGAGITRGISQASTSGIIAAEDIKNQYGKEYTSNE; this is encoded by the coding sequence ATGCGGATAGCTATTGTGGGAGCAGGCAGCTCCGGAATGTTTGCGGCTTATAAGCTTATGCAAAACAATAATTTTTCCATTGATCTGTATGACAAAGGCAGTGATATTTATAAAAGAACACGCAAGGAAGTAATGAGTGGCTTCGGTGGGGCAGGTGCTTATTCTGACGGTAAGCTTACTCTGACAACTGAATTCGGCGGGTGTCTTACTGAATTTGTCCCTGAATACAAACTGGAAAAACTGATAGAGGAAGCTGACTCCATATGGAAGAATATAAGCGGTGTTGAAACCCTTGAAAGCACTTCCAATTACGAAAAAATCAAAGACCTGGAATACATGTGCACCAGAAATACATTAAGGCTATATGCAGCCAAAATCAGACATTTGGGTACAGACAACTGTATAAAGGCTATAAAAAAACTTTATGAAATTCTTAACAGTCAGTCCAATGTTAATATTTACTGCAACAAGCAGGTATCGGATATAATCATTGATAATGGATCGGCCAAAGGAGTAGTTACAGAAGATAAAGAAATAAATTATTACGATAAAATAATACTGGCAGTGGGCAGAAGCGGCAACTCCTGGATGCACGAAATCGCACAAAAATATAATATATCTTCATCTATCAATCCTGTGGACATAGGTGTAAGGGTGGAAATACCAAGGGCGGTTTCCGATCATTTCACAAATAATCTCTATGAGTTCAAGATAAAACACTTTTCAACAGAATTTGAAGACGAAGTCCGGACATTCTGTGTGAATCCGGGTGGCTATGTGGCGATGGAAGAAAATGAAAACGGTCTTTTAACCGTAAACGGTCACTGTTACAAAAACAAAAAAAGCAGCAACACAAATTTTGCACTGCTCGTTTCCACAAAATTTACAGAGCCTTTCAGAGAACCCGTTAAATACGGACAGTATATAGCTTACCTTGCAAACATGCTCAGCGGTCAAAGTGTCATAGTACAGAGATTCGGAGATTTGGAAAGGGGAAGACGCTCCACAACCAGCAGAATAGCCAAAAATTTTGTCCAGCCGACACTTAAAAACGCCATGCCCGGGGATCTCTCTTTTGTACTGCCCTACAGGTACCTAACCGACCTGAAGGAAACGATATACAGGCTTGATAAGATAATGCCGGGGATAGCCGATCCCAATACACTTCTGTACGGAGTGGAAGTAAAATTTTATTCACTGCGTATTGATGTTAATGAAAATTTAAAATCGAAAAGCATAGAAAACCTTTACTGCATTGGCGACGGTGCCGGAATCACGAGGGGTATTAGCCAGGCATCCACATCGGGAATTATTGCAGCAGAAGATATTAAAAATCAATACGGCAAAGAATACACATCTAATGAATAA
- a CDS encoding AzlC family ABC transporter permease, translating to MKKVFLYTLPVLMGYIPLGIAFGILSVESGISFAATVIMSIVVFAGAGQFLAVSLLSAHAGYFEIALGTFLLNLRHFFYGITIMDELKDFGMKKFYIIFGLTDETFALLKTWRSEEDKEKTFFRIALLDHLYWVTGTIIGAAAASTISFNSSGIEFSLTVLFVVLTIELLRQQKNFKTFFTACIIGILSLMFIPADKMLITSLTLGVIVMFIMRGFVDE from the coding sequence ATGAAAAAAGTTTTTTTATACACATTGCCCGTACTAATGGGGTATATCCCGTTAGGCATAGCATTCGGCATTCTTTCTGTTGAAAGCGGAATTTCTTTTGCAGCCACAGTAATAATGAGTATTGTGGTATTTGCCGGAGCCGGGCAGTTTTTGGCGGTTTCCCTTCTCAGTGCCCATGCCGGGTATTTTGAAATAGCACTCGGTACTTTTCTTCTGAATTTAAGACACTTCTTTTACGGAATCACAATAATGGATGAGTTGAAGGATTTCGGCATGAAAAAGTTTTACATAATTTTCGGACTCACAGATGAAACGTTCGCACTTTTAAAAACTTGGAGAAGTGAGGAAGATAAGGAAAAAACCTTTTTCCGGATTGCCCTTTTAGATCACCTATACTGGGTTACCGGAACAATTATAGGTGCAGCCGCTGCTTCTACAATTTCTTTTAACTCCAGCGGTATCGAGTTTTCGCTGACTGTACTGTTTGTGGTGCTTACAATTGAGCTTCTCAGACAGCAGAAAAATTTCAAAACTTTCTTCACAGCATGTATAATAGGTATTTTGTCATTAATGTTTATCCCTGCAGATAAAATGCTGATTACCTCCCTTACATTAGGGGTCATTGTGATGTTCATCATGAGAGGCTTTGTGGATGAGTAG
- a CDS encoding TVP38/TMEM64 family protein, whose amino-acid sequence MPNKFKFYRYFALLLICFILVIVILSKSGLIELNIFKHDLYKHLMVIASVFALPFLGFPFSALLVAIGIEFDYIIGLVIVVAVIPLHLAISFWIVNRFFRDKIKYSPLASRFRIFDISSEKHLEYTFIFMILPVVPYAVKNYLLPASGIPFRYYFIIGWITQSALAAPFVILGEAASSLDYRVLFALLILFPTFYFVMRKLKERYYKLIAKKEN is encoded by the coding sequence GTGCCCAATAAGTTTAAGTTTTACCGCTATTTTGCCCTGCTACTTATCTGTTTTATATTAGTAATAGTTATTCTGTCAAAAAGCGGTTTAATAGAACTAAATATTTTTAAACATGATTTATATAAACATCTTATGGTCATTGCTTCTGTTTTTGCTCTGCCTTTTCTCGGATTTCCTTTTTCAGCACTTCTTGTGGCTATTGGGATCGAATTTGATTATATTATCGGACTCGTGATTGTGGTAGCTGTAATTCCCCTTCACCTTGCAATTTCATTTTGGATTGTTAACAGATTCTTCCGGGATAAAATAAAATATTCACCATTGGCAAGCAGATTCAGAATCTTTGATATATCCTCTGAGAAGCACCTAGAATACACTTTTATATTTATGATTCTTCCGGTGGTGCCTTATGCAGTGAAAAACTATCTGCTTCCCGCTTCAGGTATTCCATTCAGATATTATTTTATTATAGGCTGGATAACTCAATCAGCTTTAGCTGCACCGTTTGTTATTTTAGGCGAGGCTGCCTCGAGCCTTGACTACCGGGTACTTTTTGCACTTTTAATATTGTTTCCCACTTTTTATTTTGTTATGAGGAAGCTGAAAGAAAGATATTATAAGCTTATAGCAAAGAAAGAAAATTAA
- a CDS encoding IS1380-like element ISFsi1 family transposase has protein sequence MSKLNYKLERSNDKITPFGGISLLIPLLDKMGIRDFLDKELDHPGSNRGKPPSSKIIPVILSMICGGRSFSDIDKLSFDKVLSYISGIEDIPDSSSISRYFSKTESMLDEVAVNKTISKLGSLNYKIVKDALKRENLFSVTLDQDATYAKVYKRDAKYCYKKFKAYSSMTCFIGESGYCIDEEFREGNVSAQVGILEQLQRVHKYLESCGIEVSNVRNDSAGYQSKVLNYCFDNDLTFFIGGDLDSSVRKGINHIPSDSWKRYRNRYGDESDNEEIAEFIHCMENTKESFRIIVVRKKIESDNPTVPELLGDKYEYRVIATNSKLDAEKVVHFYNLRGVCEYNIKEAKYGFNLKSFPSGNLAGNGLWFKTGILAYNLIMYLKRIIMGGVYKNKEMGSIRYQVISIAGKLVSHGGNKLKLCCSVDMFKKMEQWRTECLTL, from the coding sequence ATGAGCAAACTAAACTACAAATTAGAAAGAAGCAATGATAAAATTACCCCATTTGGTGGAATATCTTTGTTAATCCCACTGTTAGATAAGATGGGCATCCGAGATTTCCTTGATAAAGAACTTGATCATCCAGGCTCTAACAGAGGCAAACCGCCATCTTCTAAAATAATTCCTGTTATTCTATCGATGATATGCGGTGGCAGGAGTTTCAGTGATATCGACAAACTTTCTTTTGATAAGGTTTTAAGCTATATCAGCGGTATTGAAGATATCCCGGATAGTTCCAGCATCAGTAGGTATTTTTCAAAAACAGAAAGCATGTTGGATGAAGTAGCAGTTAATAAAACAATCAGCAAACTGGGCAGTCTCAACTATAAAATAGTGAAAGATGCTTTAAAAAGAGAAAATTTATTTTCAGTTACTCTGGATCAGGACGCCACTTATGCAAAGGTGTATAAAAGGGATGCCAAGTATTGTTATAAGAAATTTAAAGCATACAGTTCTATGACGTGTTTTATAGGAGAGAGCGGTTATTGTATAGACGAGGAATTTCGGGAAGGCAATGTAAGTGCCCAGGTTGGCATACTTGAACAGCTTCAGAGAGTCCATAAATATCTTGAATCTTGTGGTATAGAAGTATCCAATGTTCGTAATGATTCTGCCGGTTACCAATCTAAAGTATTGAATTACTGTTTTGATAACGATTTAACGTTTTTTATAGGAGGTGACCTTGATAGTTCAGTTCGTAAAGGAATAAATCATATACCATCTGATTCATGGAAAAGATATAGAAATAGGTATGGAGATGAAAGCGATAATGAGGAAATAGCAGAGTTTATTCACTGTATGGAAAACACTAAGGAGAGTTTCCGTATAATAGTTGTTCGTAAGAAAATTGAGTCAGACAACCCCACAGTTCCGGAGCTTCTTGGTGATAAATATGAATATCGTGTTATTGCAACTAATTCAAAACTGGATGCAGAAAAGGTGGTACATTTTTATAATTTGCGCGGTGTTTGTGAATACAATATAAAAGAAGCAAAGTATGGTTTTAATTTAAAAAGCTTTCCTTCGGGTAATCTTGCGGGTAACGGCTTATGGTTTAAGACAGGAATACTGGCATATAATCTGATTATGTACCTCAAACGAATCATAATGGGAGGTGTCTATAAAAATAAAGAGATGGGTAGTATACGTTATCAGGTCATATCTATAGCGGGGAAACTTGTGTCCCACGGCGGTAATAAACTGAAGTTGTGCTGCAGTGTGGATATGTTCAAAAAAATGGAACAGTGGAGGACAGAATGTTTAACGTTGTGA
- a CDS encoding branched-chain amino acid transporter permease, whose translation MSSGYLYFSIFLCALFTFLTRILAFLVFSKVKPNPTMDYLKRNLPVMIMTILIFYALSGTEWHHTKGIPEISAIALSAALHLKTKNALISIFLSTAFYMILLQSIF comes from the coding sequence ATGAGTAGCGGTTACTTATATTTCTCCATTTTTTTATGTGCCTTGTTTACCTTTCTTACCCGTATTCTGGCATTCCTCGTTTTCTCTAAAGTAAAACCAAATCCCACCATGGATTATTTAAAAAGGAACCTCCCTGTAATGATAATGACCATCCTCATATTTTATGCACTCTCGGGAACTGAATGGCATCATACCAAAGGTATACCGGAAATATCTGCGATTGCGCTTTCAGCAGCATTACATTTAAAAACGAAAAATGCCCTGATAAGCATCTTTTTATCAACAGCCTTTTATATGATACTTTTACAGTCAATTTTTTAG